Within the Pseudonocardia alni genome, the region GCGGACCTACGTCCCGCAGGCGCTGGAGGCCGCCCGGACCATGCAGCCGATGTGGTCCCAGTCGGACTCGAAGCCCCCCACGTTCGAGGACTCCCTCGACCGCGCCAAGAACCGGTTCGCCGGGATCTGCAGCGATCTCGGCCTCGACGTCCCCGAGGAGCTGAAGCAGTGACCAGCACCAGCCCGTTCAAGCAGGACAGCACCGCGTCGAACATGTGTGGCTTCACGCTGATGAACAACCAGATCGGCGCGGTCATCGCGACCGTTCTGGACCGTCAGGACAACGTGACCGTGCAGCACCTGCCCTCGATGATCCGCGTCGACGGCACGGGCAAGTTCGAGCTGGACTACGTCGCGATGGACGAGGAGGCCGGCCAGGAGGAGGGCTGGTTCGATGCCGCCCAGTTCGAGGAGAACATGTCCACCCACTACGGGCGGATGGTCCACCTGGACGACAAGACGATCATGTTCGCCAATCCCGAGGACGCCGCCGAGTACATCGACTTCGACCTGAAGCCGGTGTAAGGACCCGCTCCTCACCCGGATCGCACCGCCCGGGACGACGACCCGTCCCCGGCCCACCACGGCCGGCGACGGCCCGGGCGGTGCGCTCCACCCGCGCAGCGCGCCCGCACGGCGACACGGCTGCGCACGTTGATCCACACCCGCGCACCTGGACCGACTCTTTCTCCGGGAGGACCCACCATGGCCAAGGAACTCCGCTTCGGCGCCGAGGGCCGTCATCTGCTGCAGGCCGGCGTCGACCAGCTGGCCGAAGCCGTCAAGAGCACGCTCGGCCCCAAGGGCCGCAACGTCATCCTGGAGAAGATCACGGGCTCGCCCGAGGTCACGAACGACGGCGTCACGATCGCCCGCGAGATCCACCTGCGCGACCCCTTCGAGAACATGGGCGCCCAGCTGGTCAAGGAAGCGGCGGTCAAGACCAACGACACGGTCGGCGACGGGACCACCACCGCGACCGTCATCGCCCAGGCCATCGTCCGCGAGGGCATGAGCGCCATCGAGCGCGGCGGCAACCCGGTGCTGGTCAAGCGGGGCATCGACATCGCGGTCAACGCGCTCGTCGACCGTCTGCAGACGGTGTCGCACCCGGTCAGCACCGAGGAGGACTACGCCCGCGTCGCGTCCATCTCGGCCAACGACGACTACACGATCGGCCGCGTCGTCGCGAAGGCGCTGCACACCGTGGGCGACGACGGCGTCGTCACCGTCGACGACACCCCGCTGCCGGGCGTCTCGGTGGACTTCGTCGAGGACTTCGAGTTCGACAACGGGTACGTCTCGCCGTACATGGTGACCAACCCCGGCACGCTCGAGGCGATCGTCGACGACCCCTACATCCTCTTCACCGCGCACAAGATCAAGGACGTCCAGCAGATCATGCCGGTGCTGGACCGGATCATGCGCAACGACCGGCGCCCGCTCGTCATCGTCGCGGAGACCGTCGAGGGCACCGCCCTGCAGATGCTGGTCCACAACCACGTCAACGGGCACTTCCAGGCCGTCGCGATCAAGGCGCCGGGCTTCGGCGAGAAGCGCATCCACCTGCTGGAGGACATGGCCGCGCTCTGCGGCGGGCAGGTGCACTCCAAGAGCTCCTCGTTCTCGCTCGAGCAGATCGACGTCGAGCACCTGGGGCGCGCCGTGCAGGTGCAGGTCACCAGCGAGGGCACCACGATCATCGGCGGCGGCGGGGACAAGCAGAAGCTGGAGTACCGGCTGTCGCAACTGCGCGCCGAGCTGGCCCGCGCGACGATCGGCACCGACGAGGACTTCTTCTCCGACCGCATCGCCCGGCTGTCCGGGAAGGCCGCGATCATCTCGGTCGGGGCACCGACCAACGCCGAGGCCCGCGAGATCCGGCACCGTGTGGACGACTCGCTGCAGGCGACCCGGGCCGCGGTGGCCGAGGGCATCGTCGCCGGTGGCGGCGCGGCACTGCTGCACGCCGAGCCCGCTCTCGACGAGCTGGACGTGACCGGGGACTACCGGATCGGCGTCGAGATCGTCCGGCACGCGCTCACCGAGCCCGTGCACCTCATCGCCTCCAACGCCGGCTACGACGGCGACGAGGTGGTCAAGCAGGTCACGACCATGGGCGTCGACGAGGGCTTCGACGCCCTGGAGGGCCGCTTCGGGGACATGGTCGAGATGGGCATCATCGACCCGCTGCGGGTCGTGCGCTCCGCCCTGCAGAACGGCGCCTCGGTCGCCGGGCTGATCCTCACCACCAACTCGCTGGTGGCCGAGGAGGTCACGCCCTGGAACAAGGCGCTCATGACCGAGTTCGGCCAGCTCGACGAGGGCATCCCGCAGCCCAGCCCGGACTCGAGCACGCCCCAGTCGATGGGGCTCGGCCCGTCGGTCGGGTAGGTACCGGCCCGTCCGGTCACAGGAACAGTGGGGAGCGGCCCGGCACGCGCTGCGCGTGCCGGGCCGCTCCGCGACAGTGGAGAGGTGGTCGTCGTGGACCGGTGCTGCGGTGCGCCCCAGGGGCGTGGTGGTCTCCCGGCAGTCGTCGACGCCCAGGTGCACGGCTGGGACGGCCGGCCGCACAACCAGGCGGGCCCGGCGGGGGAGCAGTTCGTCGCCGACCTGCTGCACCGCCACCGGATGGTCGACCCGTCGCCGCGCCCGCTGTCCGCGGACGCGTTCGAGCTGGTCACGCCGCAGGCACTGGCCGCGCACGTGCTCTCCGCGGTGGACCGCGCGGTGCTCGTCCCGGCCGGTTTCGAGGACCTGTTCGTGCTGGGGTTCGCCGCACCGGCCTGGCACGCCGAGCTCGCCGCCGAGCACCCCGGGCGGCTCGTGCTGGCGGGGGAGCTCGACCCCGCCGACCGGGCCCGCGCCCGCGGCATCGGGGCCCGGGTCGGCCGCGACGGTCTGCGCGCGCTGACCGTGCTGCCCGCCCGTCGTCCGGAGACCGCGCTGTCGCTGCGGGCGCCGTGGCTGCGCCGCACCCTGATCCGGGCCGAGCAGGCCGGCGCCGGGGTGGTCCACATCGGGATCGCGCCGACCGCGCGACCGTCGCGCGCGGCACCGGAGTGGGCGCACGCGGGCGTCGTCGCCGAGGGCGACGCCGTTCCGCGGCCCCGGTGGCCGGAGTGGGCCGAGCCGGTCCGCGCGGGGTCCGCACTCCCGGTCCGGGTGCGCAGCGCCGGGCCGCTGCCGGCCGGTGCCGTCGACGTCACCGACGTCGCCGCGCTGGCCACGGCCCTGCCCAAGATCCGGTTCGTGGTCGGCGCCGCCTGCGCCCCGACCGCGTCGCTGGTCCGGTTGGCCCGCCTGCCCAACGTCTACGTGCTGCTCACCGACCTGCTGATCGCGTTGCGCCGGCACCGGGTGACCGCCGCCGAGGCGCTCGGCGAGCTGCTGGCCGCCTACGGCCCGGACCGGCTGATGTTCGGCAGCGGCTACCCGCTGGTGCGCCCGGCGCGCCTGATCCGCGACCTCATGACCTTCCGCTACCCCGACGAGCTGCGCGGACGGTTCCCCGAGCTCGACGACGACGTCCGCGCCGCCCTGCTCGGCGGCACCGCGGCACGGGTCCACGGGTTCGACCTGGCCTGCGCCACCGTCCGTCCCCGCCGCCGAGGAGTGTTGAGCCCCACCTGAATGCAGGAGAGGCAACCCTCAGAACGTGTCCTATCCTTCCGCCGGACGAG harbors:
- the mimD gene encoding propane 2-monooxygenase effector subunit MimD encodes the protein MTSTSPFKQDSTASNMCGFTLMNNQIGAVIATVLDRQDNVTVQHLPSMIRVDGTGKFELDYVAMDEEAGQEEGWFDAAQFEENMSTHYGRMVHLDDKTIMFANPEDAAEYIDFDLKPV
- the groL gene encoding chaperonin GroEL (60 kDa chaperone family; promotes refolding of misfolded polypeptides especially under stressful conditions; forms two stacked rings of heptamers to form a barrel-shaped 14mer; ends can be capped by GroES; misfolded proteins enter the barrel where they are refolded when GroES binds), which encodes MAKELRFGAEGRHLLQAGVDQLAEAVKSTLGPKGRNVILEKITGSPEVTNDGVTIAREIHLRDPFENMGAQLVKEAAVKTNDTVGDGTTTATVIAQAIVREGMSAIERGGNPVLVKRGIDIAVNALVDRLQTVSHPVSTEEDYARVASISANDDYTIGRVVAKALHTVGDDGVVTVDDTPLPGVSVDFVEDFEFDNGYVSPYMVTNPGTLEAIVDDPYILFTAHKIKDVQQIMPVLDRIMRNDRRPLVIVAETVEGTALQMLVHNHVNGHFQAVAIKAPGFGEKRIHLLEDMAALCGGQVHSKSSSFSLEQIDVEHLGRAVQVQVTSEGTTIIGGGGDKQKLEYRLSQLRAELARATIGTDEDFFSDRIARLSGKAAIISVGAPTNAEAREIRHRVDDSLQATRAAVAEGIVAGGGAALLHAEPALDELDVTGDYRIGVEIVRHALTEPVHLIASNAGYDGDEVVKQVTTMGVDEGFDALEGRFGDMVEMGIIDPLRVVRSALQNGASVAGLILTTNSLVAEEVTPWNKALMTEFGQLDEGIPQPSPDSSTPQSMGLGPSVG
- a CDS encoding amidohydrolase family protein, translated to MDRCCGAPQGRGGLPAVVDAQVHGWDGRPHNQAGPAGEQFVADLLHRHRMVDPSPRPLSADAFELVTPQALAAHVLSAVDRAVLVPAGFEDLFVLGFAAPAWHAELAAEHPGRLVLAGELDPADRARARGIGARVGRDGLRALTVLPARRPETALSLRAPWLRRTLIRAEQAGAGVVHIGIAPTARPSRAAPEWAHAGVVAEGDAVPRPRWPEWAEPVRAGSALPVRVRSAGPLPAGAVDVTDVAALATALPKIRFVVGAACAPTASLVRLARLPNVYVLLTDLLIALRRHRVTAAEALGELLAAYGPDRLMFGSGYPLVRPARLIRDLMTFRYPDELRGRFPELDDDVRAALLGGTAARVHGFDLACATVRPRRRGVLSPT